One Actinoplanes missouriensis 431 DNA segment encodes these proteins:
- a CDS encoding vWA domain-containing protein, with protein sequence MAIVDDLDLPAALLDPAVSVDTVVQRFPHLEAEFDGLLNGAGDDREGEVRRAALVSKLLLNVFGTGSGNVTAGQLARWQSDAGWFERSLGCTPGSLRGRAAAAGAGAPSAGDGPAGAGSPGGTSPDGTSAGGASPGGGTGVGTGPGNGFDGDLAPVLAAIEADLVSRMRLREVLADPTLAKQLTPSMSLIEQLLRDKDNLDGVALANAKALIRRFVDEVAEVLRTQVAQASTGTIDRSIPPRRVYRNLDINRTIWKNLPNWDPAEERLYVDRLYYKQTAKRITPARLIVVVDQSGSMVDAMVNCTILASIFAGLPKVDVHLIAYDTRALDLTPWVHDPFEVLLRTQLGGGTDGTVALDLARPKIADPRNTVVVWISDFYEWKEQAVFDGMAAIHRSGARFIPVGSVSSGGQQSVNPWFRQRFKDQGTPVLSGRIKKLVTELKNFLAF encoded by the coding sequence ATGGCGATCGTCGACGACCTGGACCTGCCGGCCGCGCTGCTCGACCCGGCCGTCTCGGTCGACACGGTGGTGCAGCGCTTCCCGCACCTCGAGGCGGAGTTCGACGGCCTGCTCAACGGGGCGGGCGACGACCGGGAGGGCGAGGTCCGGCGGGCCGCGCTCGTCTCCAAGCTGCTGCTCAACGTCTTCGGGACCGGCTCGGGCAACGTCACGGCCGGTCAGCTGGCCCGCTGGCAGTCGGACGCGGGCTGGTTCGAGCGGTCCCTCGGCTGCACCCCCGGCTCGTTGCGCGGCCGCGCCGCGGCCGCCGGCGCGGGCGCCCCGTCAGCGGGAGACGGACCGGCGGGCGCGGGCTCGCCGGGCGGCACCTCCCCGGACGGCACCTCAGCGGGTGGCGCTTCCCCGGGCGGCGGGACCGGCGTCGGGACCGGGCCGGGCAACGGGTTCGACGGCGACCTCGCCCCGGTGCTCGCCGCCATCGAGGCCGACCTGGTCAGCCGGATGCGGCTGCGCGAGGTGCTGGCCGACCCCACCCTGGCCAAGCAGCTCACCCCGAGCATGTCGCTGATCGAGCAGCTGCTCCGCGACAAGGACAACCTGGACGGTGTGGCGCTGGCCAACGCCAAGGCGCTGATCCGGCGTTTCGTCGACGAGGTGGCCGAGGTGCTGCGCACGCAGGTGGCCCAGGCCAGCACCGGGACGATCGACCGGTCCATCCCGCCGAGACGCGTCTACCGCAACCTCGACATCAACCGCACGATCTGGAAGAACCTGCCGAACTGGGATCCGGCGGAGGAGCGCCTCTACGTCGACCGGCTCTACTACAAGCAGACCGCGAAACGGATCACCCCGGCCCGGCTGATCGTGGTGGTGGACCAGTCCGGCTCGATGGTCGACGCGATGGTCAACTGCACGATCCTCGCCTCGATCTTCGCGGGGCTGCCCAAGGTCGACGTGCACCTGATCGCCTACGACACCCGGGCGCTCGACCTGACGCCGTGGGTGCACGATCCGTTCGAGGTGCTGCTGCGTACCCAGCTGGGCGGCGGGACGGACGGCACCGTCGCGCTCGACCTGGCCCGGCCGAAGATCGCCGACCCGCGCAACACCGTGGTCGTCTGGATCTCCGACTTCTACGAGTGGAAGGAACAGGCCGTCTTCGACGGGATGGCCGCCATCCACCGCTCCGGAGCCCGCTTCATCCCGGTCGGTTCCGTCAGCAGCGGCGGCCAGCAGAGCGTCAACCCCTGGTTCCGCCAGCGCTTCAAGGACCAGGGCACGCCGGTGCTGTCCGGTCGCATCAAGAAGCTCGTCACCGAGCTCAAGAACTTCCTCGCCTTCTAG
- a CDS encoding DUF5682 family protein, giving the protein MSRPFDALREQLLGAAEALADGPAALPEILAGMVDDVDHALREPLEIFPVCHHSPASALAMARRLREKQPKVIYLELCEDLAPLLTELRNCRLPVALQAFASELEGFAKESAPLSVVAPITEASAEYQAIAYALDTPGVELVLVDRSTDHVFQWQPDVSSSAGADEPQGEDALHGDAVGVEIGDLRPRFAELEEHLLHHGRVRHWSEWWEQYVEQPLAGADHDTYRQVMVMIGSLFRRLAPHDSRRFASDEDRERYMWTRIREHLARSGADRADCLYICGAFHASSRVPEAGSEPGTPDFAITERTATTWLYGLIPSSHSAIEAQFGLAPGSVSIAAAAWQKSLLRTRVKPFSLAGQKKSGRKKAAALPAPAAAGPVIDQLSGYLTGPAALDALDEEELRGWCVDIVRLARRNGYLASTADAIAVFETSVLLAGMRGRRRPTPYDFQDAAVTCIEKETVPGRRDVRRLCEILLGGDRIGQVGYAALPPLARDVYDRLAPLGLNLEQRTIQRALLDLAAQPELTACSQLLWMLRYLLPDQAVRPIMGSRRLGEKHIQESWDLDLGRHQRTIIELGYEGVTVEQVLEQRLRRSAWDPKATAATALKAVEDSLLFLRSPRLTDELGTRAVELLAAERTVDDAPAVLRRIRRLMAHYRATEPALPAWCERFVTEGYAHYCTLLPTAFVADDTGVRQVGAMLGFLFSMESLALSLGCDRTQLELAVRQSHPEAPAKVALLWAARHQLGALPLADLRVRVDELLANPLVVPAVPQYVSGFVQALEPVPRLAPFVVETLSKAFGRLPDPVLLPWLPTLITTLRSQAAELVPVLTREAGRTFPATLAGIDAWTPPWKSRPAPAAGAPAAPAARGGGPAGVLLATHPEAADGVSALLGIAGEWSVPAATVPGSAAADLLTRHSETAEAVAMLINA; this is encoded by the coding sequence GTGAGCCGGCCCTTCGACGCGCTGCGGGAGCAGCTGCTCGGAGCGGCCGAGGCCCTCGCGGACGGCCCGGCGGCCCTGCCGGAGATCCTCGCCGGGATGGTCGACGACGTCGACCACGCGTTGCGCGAGCCGCTGGAGATCTTCCCGGTGTGCCACCACTCGCCGGCTTCGGCGCTGGCGATGGCCCGCCGCCTGCGGGAGAAACAGCCCAAGGTGATCTACCTGGAGCTCTGCGAGGACCTCGCGCCGCTCCTCACCGAGCTGCGGAACTGCCGGCTGCCGGTGGCGCTGCAGGCGTTCGCCTCCGAGCTGGAGGGCTTCGCCAAGGAGTCCGCGCCGCTCAGCGTGGTCGCGCCGATCACCGAGGCCTCCGCGGAGTACCAGGCGATCGCGTACGCGCTGGACACCCCCGGCGTCGAGCTGGTGCTCGTCGACAGGTCCACCGACCACGTCTTCCAGTGGCAGCCGGACGTCTCGTCGTCCGCCGGTGCGGACGAGCCGCAGGGTGAGGACGCTCTGCACGGTGACGCGGTCGGGGTGGAGATCGGCGACCTGCGCCCCCGCTTCGCCGAGCTGGAGGAGCACCTGCTGCACCACGGCCGGGTCCGGCACTGGTCCGAGTGGTGGGAGCAGTATGTCGAGCAGCCGCTGGCCGGGGCCGATCACGACACGTACCGGCAGGTCATGGTCATGATCGGCAGCCTGTTCCGCAGGCTCGCGCCGCACGACAGCCGGCGTTTCGCGAGCGACGAGGACCGCGAGCGCTACATGTGGACCCGGATCCGGGAGCACCTCGCGCGCAGCGGCGCCGACCGGGCCGACTGCCTCTACATCTGCGGCGCCTTCCATGCGTCGAGCCGGGTCCCCGAGGCCGGCTCGGAGCCGGGAACGCCGGACTTCGCGATCACCGAGCGGACCGCGACGACATGGCTCTACGGGCTCATCCCGTCCAGCCACTCGGCGATCGAGGCACAGTTCGGGCTGGCGCCGGGCTCGGTGTCGATCGCGGCCGCCGCCTGGCAGAAATCGCTGCTGCGGACCCGGGTGAAACCGTTCTCGCTGGCCGGCCAGAAGAAGAGCGGCCGGAAGAAGGCCGCGGCGCTCCCGGCGCCGGCCGCCGCGGGGCCGGTCATCGACCAGCTCAGCGGCTACCTCACCGGGCCGGCGGCGCTGGACGCCCTGGACGAGGAGGAGCTGCGCGGCTGGTGCGTCGACATCGTCCGGCTGGCCCGCCGCAACGGGTACCTGGCGAGCACGGCGGACGCGATCGCGGTGTTCGAGACGTCGGTGCTGCTGGCCGGGATGCGCGGGCGGCGCAGGCCCACGCCGTACGACTTCCAGGACGCGGCGGTCACCTGCATCGAGAAGGAGACCGTGCCGGGACGGCGTGACGTGCGCCGTCTCTGCGAGATCCTGCTCGGCGGCGACCGGATCGGCCAGGTGGGGTACGCCGCGCTCCCGCCGCTGGCCCGCGACGTCTACGACCGTCTCGCCCCGCTAGGGCTCAACCTCGAACAGCGGACCATTCAGCGGGCCCTGCTCGACCTGGCCGCGCAGCCCGAGCTGACCGCCTGCTCCCAGCTGCTCTGGATGCTGCGTTACCTGCTGCCCGACCAGGCGGTCCGGCCGATCATGGGTTCGCGCCGGCTCGGCGAGAAACACATCCAGGAGAGCTGGGACCTCGACCTCGGCCGCCACCAGCGCACCATCATCGAGCTGGGGTACGAGGGCGTCACCGTCGAGCAGGTCCTGGAGCAGCGGCTGCGCCGATCCGCCTGGGACCCGAAAGCCACCGCCGCCACCGCGCTCAAGGCCGTCGAGGACTCGCTGCTCTTCCTGCGCAGCCCGCGTCTCACCGACGAGCTCGGCACCCGGGCGGTGGAGCTGCTCGCCGCCGAGCGCACGGTCGACGACGCGCCCGCCGTGCTGCGCCGCATCCGCCGGCTGATGGCCCATTACCGCGCTACCGAGCCGGCGCTCCCGGCCTGGTGCGAACGATTCGTCACGGAGGGATACGCGCACTACTGCACCCTGCTGCCGACCGCGTTCGTGGCCGACGACACCGGCGTGCGGCAGGTCGGCGCGATGCTCGGATTCCTGTTCAGCATGGAGAGCCTGGCGTTGTCGCTCGGCTGCGACCGCACCCAGCTGGAGCTCGCGGTCCGGCAGTCGCATCCGGAGGCGCCGGCGAAAGTGGCCCTGCTCTGGGCGGCGCGCCACCAGCTGGGCGCCCTGCCGCTCGCCGACCTTCGGGTACGCGTCGACGAGCTGCTCGCCAATCCGCTGGTGGTGCCCGCGGTCCCGCAGTACGTCAGCGGGTTCGTGCAGGCGCTCGAACCGGTGCCGAGGCTGGCGCCGTTCGTGGTGGAGACCCTGTCGAAGGCGTTCGGGCGGCTGCCCGACCCGGTCCTGCTCCCGTGGCTGCCCACGCTGATCACGACGCTGAGGTCGCAGGCCGCCGAGCTGGTCCCGGTGCTGACCCGGGAAGCGGGCCGCACGTTCCCGGCGACCCTGGCCGGCATCGACGCGTGGACCCCGCCGTGGAAATCCCGCCCGGCGCCGGCCGCGGGCGCGCCGGCCGCTCCGGCGGCCCGTGGCGGTGGCCCGGCCGGGGTGCTGCTGGCGACTCACCCGGAGGCGGCGGACGGGGTATCGGCCCTGCTCGGCATCGCGGGGGAGTGGTCGGTGCCCGCCGCGACCGTGCCCGGCTCGGCCGCAGCCGATCTGCTCACCCGGCACTCGGAGACGGCGGAGGCGGTGGCCATGCTGATCAACGCCTGA
- a CDS encoding MMPL family transporter, with translation MTSVTPRPVTTGRRVPTTGPATGPVVRLVTRRPKSVLITALLIAVAAIVFSGDLVGALKTGGFDDPSSESVRGQKSLAQHFHAADPNLVVMLEKPGGDVDDPDVRTVADQVTQRLTGTEGVSVVGSYWAGRAPQLAGRDRDKGIILARVDGDEDTSAARVKDLHELAGHTGAVTVGFGGITQVNNDINAQVTEDLARAEAIAVPITLILLLLVFGTVWAAGAPLLIGLFSIVATLGTLRLLAVFTDVSVFAVNMATALGLGLAVDYSLLFVSRYREQRLRDPDNITALAATMRTAGSTVVFSAATVAVALCSLLVFPQYFLRSFAYAGIAVVIATVCAALMVLPALLVLLGDRIDRWPVLRRRPAAGGHAPFWGRVAAEVMRRPFRSAVPVILFLIALAMPFTHIKFGIADDRVLPKDAESRVVADALRTEFAGTGSGATVIVADGWGTGTNGIKRAAVYAARLSRVEGVSRVDSMAGTFVHGVATPKLITMHPRTYASGKLATYFSVLTDVEPYSDAGADLARAIRAVPVPAGVPVMATGPAAQLVDITASIGGRLPHALILIACTTFALLFLLTGSVLLPLKALVFNLLTMSSVFGVAVWIFQDGNLSEVLGFTATPLTVAIPVLLFCVAFGLSMDYEVFVLSRIIERHRQGADLRTAVVEGLSRSGRVISAAAAILSVSFLAMLVSGVSFIQFFGLCAALAIILDALLVRPVLVPAFMRLLGRWNWWAPGPLRALHARMGLREHG, from the coding sequence ATGACATCGGTAACCCCGCGCCCGGTCACCACCGGCCGGCGCGTCCCGACCACCGGCCCGGCTACCGGGCCGGTGGTACGGCTCGTCACCCGCCGCCCCAAATCGGTCCTGATCACCGCGCTGCTGATCGCGGTGGCCGCCATCGTGTTCAGCGGTGACCTGGTCGGGGCCCTGAAGACCGGCGGTTTCGACGATCCGAGCTCGGAATCGGTACGGGGACAGAAGTCGCTCGCCCAGCACTTCCACGCCGCCGACCCGAACCTCGTCGTCATGCTCGAGAAGCCGGGCGGCGACGTCGACGACCCGGACGTCCGCACGGTCGCCGACCAGGTGACGCAGCGGCTGACCGGGACCGAGGGCGTGAGCGTGGTCGGCTCGTACTGGGCCGGCCGGGCGCCGCAACTGGCCGGGCGGGACCGGGACAAGGGCATCATCCTGGCCCGGGTCGACGGCGACGAGGACACCAGCGCCGCACGGGTGAAGGACCTGCACGAGCTCGCCGGGCACACCGGCGCGGTGACCGTCGGGTTCGGTGGGATCACCCAGGTCAACAACGACATCAACGCCCAGGTCACCGAGGACCTGGCGCGCGCCGAGGCGATCGCGGTGCCGATCACGCTGATCCTGCTGCTGCTCGTGTTCGGCACGGTGTGGGCGGCCGGGGCGCCGCTGCTGATCGGCCTCTTCTCGATCGTCGCGACGCTCGGCACGCTGCGGTTGCTGGCGGTCTTCACCGACGTCTCGGTCTTCGCGGTGAACATGGCGACGGCGCTGGGACTGGGCCTGGCCGTCGACTACAGCCTGCTCTTCGTCTCCCGGTACCGGGAACAGCGGCTCCGCGACCCGGACAACATCACGGCGCTGGCGGCGACGATGCGTACCGCCGGGTCGACCGTGGTCTTCAGCGCGGCCACCGTGGCGGTCGCGCTGTGCAGCCTGCTGGTCTTCCCGCAGTACTTCCTGCGGTCGTTCGCCTACGCCGGGATCGCCGTCGTGATCGCCACGGTCTGCGCCGCGCTGATGGTGCTGCCGGCCCTGCTGGTGCTGCTCGGGGACCGGATCGACAGGTGGCCGGTGCTGCGCCGGCGACCGGCCGCCGGCGGGCACGCGCCGTTCTGGGGACGGGTCGCCGCGGAGGTGATGCGCCGGCCGTTCCGCAGCGCCGTACCGGTGATCCTGTTCCTGATCGCGCTCGCGATGCCGTTCACCCACATCAAGTTCGGCATCGCCGACGACCGGGTGCTGCCCAAGGACGCGGAGAGCCGGGTCGTCGCGGACGCGCTGCGCACCGAGTTCGCCGGGACCGGCAGCGGCGCCACGGTGATCGTCGCCGACGGCTGGGGAACCGGCACCAACGGCATCAAGCGGGCCGCCGTGTACGCGGCACGGCTCTCCCGGGTCGAGGGGGTGAGCCGGGTGGACAGCATGGCCGGGACGTTCGTGCACGGCGTCGCGACCCCGAAACTGATCACGATGCATCCGCGGACGTACGCGTCCGGGAAGCTGGCCACCTATTTCTCGGTGCTCACCGACGTGGAGCCGTACTCGGACGCGGGCGCCGACCTGGCGCGTGCGATCCGTGCCGTGCCGGTGCCGGCGGGAGTCCCGGTCATGGCCACCGGCCCGGCCGCGCAGCTGGTCGACATCACCGCCTCGATCGGCGGACGGCTGCCGCACGCGCTGATCCTGATCGCCTGCACCACGTTCGCGCTGCTGTTCCTGCTCACCGGCAGCGTGCTCCTGCCGCTCAAGGCGCTGGTGTTCAACCTGCTCACGATGAGCTCGGTCTTCGGCGTCGCGGTCTGGATCTTCCAGGACGGCAACCTGTCCGAGGTGCTGGGATTCACCGCGACACCGCTGACCGTGGCGATCCCGGTGCTGCTGTTCTGCGTGGCGTTCGGGCTCTCGATGGACTACGAGGTGTTCGTGCTGTCCCGGATCATCGAACGGCATCGGCAGGGCGCCGATCTGCGTACCGCTGTGGTGGAGGGCCTGTCCCGCAGCGGCCGGGTGATCAGCGCCGCCGCCGCGATCCTGTCGGTGTCGTTCCTGGCCATGCTGGTGTCCGGGGTGTCGTTCATCCAGTTCTTCGGGCTCTGCGCGGCGCTGGCGATCATCCTGGACGCGCTGCTGGTCCGGCCGGTGCTGGTGCCGGCGTTCATGCGGCTGCTCGGCCGCTGGAACTGGTGGGCGCCCGGGCCGCTGCGGGCCCTGCACGCGCGGATGGGCCTGCGCGAACACGGCTGA
- a CDS encoding ATP-binding protein, producing MSDMLRAPAEIKYAEELDWLESIDDGPKPFSWRLSPKMVRLFILGSERADGLDREVSQKWFGDRSFVERSIVTLASDRGLLLIGDPGTGKSWLAELLAAAISRNSTLVVQGTAGTTEDHIKYSWNVSMVIAKGQSRASMIPSPIMTAMEGGVIGRFEELTRSTSDVQDALISILSEKYVSIPELDSDNIVFARPGFSIIATANSRDRGVNDLSSALKRRFNFVRIPVVTNKKSEAEIVRFRTEELLRRHNIELEVPPTLLDVLLQSFADLRAAAGSATSDEERLESALSTAEQIGVLEDAILHSNFFGAAALSAETLAGSLVGSLARRSPEDLAILNKYWHGVVEPRSREQGGEWDGFLEGGRQAIATLS from the coding sequence ATGAGTGACATGCTGCGCGCCCCCGCCGAGATCAAGTACGCCGAGGAGCTGGACTGGCTCGAGTCGATCGACGACGGCCCGAAACCCTTCTCCTGGCGGCTCAGCCCGAAAATGGTGCGCCTCTTCATCCTCGGCTCGGAGCGTGCCGACGGCCTCGATCGGGAGGTCAGCCAGAAATGGTTCGGTGACCGGAGCTTCGTCGAGCGGTCCATCGTCACCCTCGCCTCCGACCGCGGCCTGCTGCTGATCGGCGACCCGGGCACCGGCAAGAGCTGGCTGGCCGAGCTGCTCGCCGCCGCGATCAGCCGCAACTCCACGCTCGTCGTGCAGGGCACCGCCGGCACCACCGAGGACCACATCAAGTACTCGTGGAACGTCTCGATGGTCATCGCGAAAGGCCAGTCCCGCGCCTCGATGATCCCGTCGCCGATCATGACGGCCATGGAGGGCGGCGTGATCGGCCGTTTCGAGGAGCTGACCCGCTCCACCAGCGACGTGCAGGACGCGCTGATCTCGATCCTCTCCGAGAAGTACGTCTCCATTCCCGAGCTGGACTCCGACAACATCGTCTTCGCGAGGCCGGGCTTCTCGATCATCGCGACGGCGAACAGCCGGGACCGGGGCGTCAACGACCTCTCCTCCGCGCTCAAGCGCCGCTTCAACTTCGTCCGCATCCCGGTGGTGACGAACAAGAAGAGCGAGGCCGAGATCGTCCGGTTCCGCACCGAGGAACTGCTGCGCCGGCACAACATCGAACTGGAGGTCCCGCCGACCCTGCTCGACGTGCTGCTGCAGAGCTTCGCCGACCTGCGCGCCGCCGCCGGCTCGGCGACGAGCGACGAGGAGCGCCTGGAGTCGGCGCTCTCCACCGCCGAGCAGATCGGCGTGCTGGAGGACGCGATCCTGCACAGCAACTTCTTCGGCGCCGCCGCGCTCAGCGCCGAGACCCTCGCCGGCTCCCTGGTCGGCTCGCTGGCCCGGCGCAGCCCGGAGGACCTGGCGATCCTCAACAAGTACTGGCACGGCGTGGTCGAGCCGCGCAGCCGGGAGCAGGGCGGGGAGTGGGACGGCTTCCTCGAAGGCGGCCGCCAGGCGATCGCGACGCTGTCGTGA
- a CDS encoding endo-1,4-beta-xylanase produces the protein MRALARLAVTTLLVAAPLAAVTVATSTASAADDPVPITVLTSDFEDGSAQGWTGRAAETVAHSTAVAHGGAGSLAVTGRTATWQGPSLDVLGVVEKGTAYTISAWVRMTSGSDNVRLSVERRSGGVAAYDQVVGNTAVTAGGWVNLTGRYTLATDVDFLRIYVETGSATGDFAIDDVTVSYVPALPIQTGIPAVRDVVDEFPVGAAITGAEIVGDHGRLLSRHFASVTPGNALKWDATEPSENTFTYAQADPLIAYATANGLAVRGHTLVWHNQTPSWVFTGADGQPMTATAEDKELLLARLENHIRNVAGHYGDTIAVWDVVNEVIDENQSDGLRRSTWYTVAGLDYIRTAFRVAREVLPDAKLFINDYNTNVPAKRDKLYALVAQLRAEGVPIDGVGHQMHINVSWPTLAETEAMIQKFVPLGVEQQVTEMDVSIYPNSGESFPAPPADRLLQQAYVYRDMFALFRRYASEITSVTLWGLADDNTWLDTFPVTRKDAPLLFDTRLQAKPAYWGVVDPSKIGVSPSASASVSVSPSASISPSASVSPSGSVSPSGSVSVSPSASVSPSGSVSPSVGVAGCSVTYRVTGSWPGGFQGEVKVANTGTAAVSGWSLAWQFTGGQRIAQLWNGSVIQSGATVTVTNTSWNGTLAPGGSATVGFLSSWTGSNPVPAAFTVNGTACAVN, from the coding sequence ATGCGCGCACTCGCGCGGCTGGCCGTGACCACCCTGCTGGTCGCGGCTCCTCTCGCCGCAGTCACCGTCGCCACCAGCACCGCCAGCGCGGCCGACGACCCCGTCCCGATCACCGTGCTGACCAGCGACTTCGAGGACGGCAGCGCACAGGGCTGGACCGGGCGGGCCGCCGAGACCGTCGCGCACAGCACCGCCGTCGCGCACGGCGGCGCGGGCAGTCTCGCGGTCACCGGACGCACCGCCACCTGGCAGGGGCCGTCCCTGGACGTGCTCGGCGTGGTCGAGAAGGGCACCGCCTACACGATCTCCGCCTGGGTACGGATGACGTCCGGCTCGGACAACGTGAGACTCAGCGTGGAGCGGCGCAGCGGCGGTGTCGCCGCCTACGACCAGGTGGTCGGCAACACGGCGGTGACGGCCGGCGGCTGGGTGAACCTGACCGGCCGGTACACGCTCGCGACCGACGTCGACTTCCTGCGGATCTATGTGGAGACCGGGTCGGCGACCGGTGACTTCGCCATCGACGACGTGACGGTGTCCTACGTGCCGGCGCTGCCGATCCAGACCGGCATCCCGGCGGTACGGGACGTGGTCGACGAGTTCCCGGTCGGCGCCGCGATCACCGGGGCGGAGATCGTCGGCGACCACGGCCGGCTGCTCTCCCGGCACTTCGCGTCGGTCACCCCCGGCAACGCCCTGAAATGGGACGCCACCGAGCCGAGCGAGAACACGTTCACCTACGCGCAGGCCGACCCGCTGATCGCGTACGCGACGGCGAACGGTCTCGCCGTCCGCGGGCACACCCTGGTGTGGCACAACCAGACACCGTCCTGGGTGTTCACCGGCGCCGACGGCCAGCCGATGACCGCCACCGCCGAGGACAAGGAACTGCTGCTGGCCCGGCTGGAGAACCACATCCGCAACGTCGCCGGCCACTACGGCGACACGATTGCGGTCTGGGACGTGGTGAACGAGGTGATCGACGAGAACCAGTCCGACGGGCTGCGGCGCAGCACCTGGTACACCGTGGCCGGTCTCGACTACATCCGCACCGCGTTCCGGGTGGCCCGGGAGGTGCTGCCGGACGCGAAGCTGTTCATCAACGACTACAACACGAACGTCCCGGCGAAGCGCGACAAGCTGTATGCCCTGGTCGCCCAGCTGCGTGCGGAGGGCGTGCCGATCGACGGCGTCGGGCACCAGATGCACATCAACGTCAGCTGGCCTACGCTCGCCGAGACCGAGGCGATGATCCAGAAGTTCGTGCCGCTCGGGGTGGAGCAGCAGGTCACCGAGATGGACGTGAGCATCTATCCGAACAGCGGGGAGAGCTTTCCGGCGCCGCCTGCTGATCGGCTTCTCCAGCAGGCGTACGTGTACCGCGACATGTTCGCGCTGTTCCGCCGGTACGCCTCGGAGATCACCTCGGTGACGCTGTGGGGGCTGGCGGACGACAATACGTGGCTCGACACGTTCCCGGTGACCCGCAAGGACGCGCCGCTGCTGTTCGACACCCGGTTACAGGCGAAGCCGGCGTATTGGGGGGTCGTTGACCCGTCCAAGATCGGCGTCTCACCGTCGGCGTCGGCGTCCGTTTCGGTCTCGCCGTCCGCGTCGATCTCGCCGTCCGCGTCGGTCTCGCCGTCCGGGTCGGTGTCGCCGTCGGGGTCCGTTTCGGTCTCGCCGTCCGCGTCGGTCTCGCCGTCCGGGTCGGTGTCGCCGTCGGTCGGGGTGGCGGGATGTTCCGTGACATATCGGGTGACCGGGAGCTGGCCGGGCGGGTTCCAGGGCGAGGTGAAGGTCGCCAACACTGGCACGGCGGCGGTCAGCGGCTGGTCGCTGGCCTGGCAGTTCACCGGTGGGCAGCGGATCGCCCAGCTCTGGAACGGTTCGGTCATCCAGTCCGGGGCCACCGTCACCGTGACCAACACGTCGTGGAACGGCACGCTCGCTCCCGGTGGGTCCGCCACGGTCGGTTTCCTGAGCAGCTGGACCGGCAGCAACCCGGTCCCGGCCGCCTTCACCGTGAACGGCACCGCCTGCGCGGTCAACTGA
- a CDS encoding S1C family serine protease, with product MVLLGAALVWAVAITAFVLVPDRGETGDRAAAAPSASPSASAAPLTVAEVSQALTPSVVLIETTGHDAQDRLEAGSGTGVIANADGTILTALHVVDGAESIRVTYADGTRADARIASESAEQDIATITPGKLPETLVPAVLGGGVAVGDDVVAIGNPLGLTWSTSSGVVSGLDRKLDRDRSADIAGLIQFDAAVNPGNSGGPLINTRGQVVGIVVALANPTDAGTFIGIGFAVPIGAALGGGGEGDGQAPPL from the coding sequence ATGGTGCTCCTCGGTGCGGCTCTCGTCTGGGCCGTGGCGATCACCGCGTTCGTCCTCGTACCCGATCGGGGTGAAACCGGCGACCGTGCCGCAGCCGCCCCGTCGGCCTCGCCCTCCGCCTCGGCCGCGCCTCTCACCGTCGCCGAGGTCTCGCAGGCGCTGACCCCCTCGGTGGTGCTGATCGAAACGACCGGCCACGACGCGCAGGACCGTCTCGAGGCCGGCAGCGGCACCGGCGTGATCGCCAACGCGGACGGCACGATACTCACCGCGCTGCACGTGGTCGACGGCGCTGAGTCGATCCGGGTCACCTACGCCGACGGCACCCGCGCGGACGCGCGGATCGCCAGTGAGAGCGCCGAGCAGGACATCGCCACGATCACCCCGGGCAAGCTGCCGGAGACGCTGGTGCCGGCCGTGCTCGGCGGTGGCGTGGCGGTCGGCGACGACGTGGTGGCGATCGGCAACCCGCTCGGCCTGACCTGGAGCACCAGCAGCGGCGTCGTCTCCGGGCTGGACCGCAAGCTCGACCGTGACAGGTCCGCCGACATCGCCGGTCTGATCCAGTTCGACGCGGCGGTCAACCCGGGCAACTCCGGCGGACCGCTGATCAATACGCGAGGTCAGGTGGTCGGCATCGTCGTGGCGCTGGCCAACCCGACCGACGCGGGCACCTTCATCGGCATCGGTTTCGCGGTCCCGATCGGCGCGGCCCTCGGTGGTGGCGGCGAAGGCGACGGACAGGCACCGCCACTCTGA